One stretch of Aquimarina sp. Aq107 DNA includes these proteins:
- the dnaE gene encoding DNA polymerase III subunit alpha yields the protein MYLIFDTETTGLPKRWDAPISDTDNWPRCIQIAWQLHDEMGNCIEHQDYLVKPEGFNIPYDAEKIHGISTALAEQDGITLEEVLEKFNIALSKTKFVVGQNVGFDVNIMGAEFYRLGVDNVLQELPVLDTCTETTASLCQIPGGRGGKFKLPTLTELHQYLFGTAFGEAHNATADVEATTRCFLELIRKQVFTQEELDVQPDYFQNFKEINKEPIQLIGLKHINLKKASQKIQEALNQQGGSDISQQEIKDNIAALNSVNFAHLHNHTQFSVLQSTTSIPDLVKETAKHKMTAVAMTDHANMMGAFHFVSAVTNHNKSVKVANAEAIENGEEPTGVEIKPIVGVEFFVCENHKDKTRKDNGYQIVLLAKNKNGYHNLAKMSSIGFVDGFYYLPRIDKEVIKQYKEDIIVLTGNLYGEVPSKVLNIGEKQAEEALLWWKEEFGDDLYIEVMRHNQEDENRVNQVLIDFSKKHNIKTIASNNTYYCEKEDANAHDILLCVKDGEKQATPIGRGRGYRYGLPNQEYYFKSSEEMKNLFKDLPEAIINIQEVIDKIEPFVLARDVLLPAFNIPEKFQFEEDLADGGKRGENAYLRHITYEGAKIRYGEITPSIDERLDFELKVIEKTGYPGYFLIVEDFIRAARDMGVSVGPGRGSAAGSAVAYCLWITNLDPIKYDLLFERFLNPDRVSMPDIDIDFDDEGRGRVMDYVIEKYGANQVAQIITYGTMAAKSSIRDTARVLDLPLGDSDRIAKLIPNMSKLGKIFGVDEATLKKKFRSDELEKVHELLKIAEGNDLEAETLNQARILEGSVRNTGIHACGVIITPDDITKFVPVALAKDSDMYCTQFDNSVVEDAGLLKMDFLGLKTLTLIKDTVKIVKAKHDVDLDPENFPLDDEETYALFQRGETVGVFQYESPGMQKYMKELKPTVFADLIAMNALYRPGPLEYIPSFINRKHGTEEIIYDLEACEEYLKETYGITVYQEQVMLLSQKLADFTKGEADVLRKAMGKKQKAVLDKMKPKFIEQAAAKGHAEDKLEKIWKDWEAFAAYAFNKSHSTCYAWIAYQTAYLKAHYPAEYMAAVLSNNMNDIKQVTFFMEECKRMKLDVLGPDVNESYRKFSVNKDGAVRFGMGAIKGVGTGAVATIVENRKEDGPYRSIFDMAKRIDLRAANKKAFESLALAGGFDSFLETHRGQYFHQDGDGITFLEKAMKYGSKYQENENSSQVSLFGEASDVQIPEPVVPPCEEWGTMEKLAREKEVVGIYLSGHPLDDFKYEMKYFCNGNLLNFADLENNLNREISFGGVITGVEHRTSKNGKGWATFTIEDYNTAHEFRIFGEDYLKHRPFLVQSTFVYAKAFIKEGWVNRDTGKKGDPRIQFNSFQLLHDVMETYARKLTIQLDINDLSDKRIDGLKELLTEHSGNHTLNFVIFEMAEKLKLHMPSRKQKVNISPELLTALENDSVYYKLN from the coding sequence ATGTATTTAATTTTTGATACCGAAACCACAGGTTTACCTAAACGCTGGGACGCTCCTATAAGTGACACTGATAATTGGCCAAGGTGTATACAGATTGCTTGGCAATTACACGATGAAATGGGGAACTGTATCGAGCATCAAGATTATTTAGTAAAACCTGAAGGATTTAATATTCCTTATGACGCAGAAAAAATACACGGAATTTCCACTGCTCTAGCAGAACAAGATGGTATTACTCTAGAAGAAGTTTTAGAGAAATTTAATATTGCCTTATCCAAAACTAAATTCGTTGTAGGTCAGAATGTAGGTTTTGATGTCAATATCATGGGAGCTGAGTTTTATAGACTTGGTGTTGATAATGTTCTACAAGAATTACCTGTACTAGATACCTGTACAGAAACTACTGCTAGCTTATGTCAGATTCCTGGAGGACGTGGAGGAAAGTTTAAACTTCCTACGTTAACAGAATTACATCAGTATTTATTTGGAACCGCATTTGGAGAAGCACATAACGCAACAGCCGATGTAGAAGCTACTACTAGGTGTTTTCTGGAACTAATACGTAAACAAGTTTTTACTCAAGAAGAACTCGATGTACAACCTGATTATTTCCAAAACTTTAAAGAAATTAATAAAGAACCTATTCAATTAATAGGTCTTAAGCACATAAATCTAAAGAAAGCTTCTCAAAAAATACAAGAAGCTCTGAATCAACAAGGAGGTTCTGATATTTCTCAACAAGAGATTAAAGACAATATTGCCGCCCTAAATTCTGTAAATTTCGCACACCTCCATAACCATACTCAATTTTCTGTTTTACAATCAACTACTAGTATTCCTGATTTAGTAAAAGAAACTGCTAAACATAAAATGACAGCAGTAGCGATGACAGATCATGCTAACATGATGGGAGCTTTTCATTTCGTGTCTGCAGTTACCAATCATAACAAAAGTGTAAAAGTAGCAAATGCAGAAGCAATAGAAAATGGCGAAGAACCTACAGGTGTAGAAATAAAACCAATCGTGGGTGTTGAATTCTTTGTTTGTGAAAATCATAAAGATAAAACGAGAAAAGATAACGGTTATCAAATAGTTCTACTTGCCAAAAACAAAAATGGATATCACAATTTAGCAAAAATGTCTTCTATCGGTTTTGTAGATGGATTCTACTATTTACCAAGAATTGACAAAGAAGTCATTAAACAATATAAAGAGGATATCATTGTACTCACTGGAAATCTCTATGGAGAAGTTCCTAGTAAAGTATTAAACATTGGTGAAAAACAAGCAGAGGAAGCTTTATTGTGGTGGAAAGAAGAGTTTGGAGATGACCTGTATATAGAGGTTATGCGCCATAATCAAGAGGATGAAAATCGCGTAAATCAAGTTCTGATAGATTTCTCTAAAAAACACAATATCAAAACAATTGCCTCTAACAACACCTATTATTGTGAAAAAGAAGATGCTAACGCTCACGATATTCTTTTATGCGTAAAGGATGGAGAAAAACAGGCTACGCCAATTGGTAGAGGAAGAGGATATCGTTACGGTCTGCCAAATCAAGAATATTATTTTAAGTCTTCTGAGGAGATGAAAAATTTATTCAAAGATCTTCCTGAAGCAATTATTAATATACAAGAGGTTATTGACAAAATAGAGCCTTTTGTACTCGCAAGAGATGTACTTTTACCAGCATTTAATATTCCTGAAAAATTTCAATTCGAAGAAGATCTAGCAGATGGAGGCAAAAGAGGAGAAAACGCATATCTAAGACATATCACTTATGAAGGTGCAAAAATACGATATGGAGAGATTACTCCTTCTATTGACGAAAGACTAGATTTCGAACTAAAAGTAATTGAAAAAACCGGATATCCAGGATATTTCTTAATTGTAGAGGATTTTATCCGTGCTGCAAGAGACATGGGAGTATCTGTTGGCCCAGGAAGAGGGTCCGCAGCAGGATCTGCTGTTGCCTATTGTTTATGGATTACTAACCTAGATCCAATTAAGTATGATTTACTTTTTGAGAGATTCTTAAATCCGGATCGTGTAAGTATGCCCGATATTGATATTGATTTTGATGATGAAGGACGTGGACGAGTAATGGACTATGTGATTGAAAAATATGGTGCCAATCAAGTAGCACAAATTATTACATATGGTACTATGGCGGCAAAATCATCTATACGAGATACGGCTCGTGTACTTGATCTTCCTCTTGGAGACTCGGATCGTATTGCCAAATTGATTCCTAATATGTCCAAACTAGGGAAAATATTTGGAGTAGATGAAGCTACATTAAAAAAGAAATTTAGAAGTGATGAGCTAGAAAAAGTACACGAACTTCTTAAAATTGCTGAGGGTAATGACTTAGAAGCCGAAACTTTAAATCAAGCAAGAATATTAGAAGGCTCTGTACGAAACACAGGAATCCACGCCTGCGGAGTTATAATAACACCTGATGATATTACGAAATTTGTTCCGGTAGCATTAGCGAAGGATTCAGATATGTACTGTACGCAGTTTGATAACTCAGTCGTAGAAGATGCTGGATTACTAAAAATGGATTTCCTAGGGTTAAAGACACTGACTCTAATAAAAGATACGGTTAAAATTGTAAAAGCAAAACATGATGTAGATCTCGACCCAGAGAATTTCCCTCTAGATGACGAAGAAACGTATGCTTTATTCCAGAGAGGAGAAACAGTTGGTGTATTCCAATATGAATCTCCTGGGATGCAAAAATACATGAAGGAACTTAAACCTACTGTTTTTGCCGATCTTATTGCAATGAATGCATTATATCGTCCAGGTCCATTAGAATACATTCCTAGTTTCATTAATAGAAAACACGGTACTGAAGAAATTATTTACGATTTAGAGGCCTGCGAAGAATACTTAAAAGAAACATACGGAATCACGGTATACCAGGAGCAAGTAATGCTACTTTCCCAAAAACTTGCGGATTTCACTAAAGGTGAAGCCGATGTACTTCGTAAAGCGATGGGTAAAAAGCAAAAAGCTGTTTTGGATAAAATGAAACCAAAATTCATTGAACAAGCTGCCGCAAAGGGTCATGCCGAAGACAAATTAGAAAAAATATGGAAAGACTGGGAAGCTTTTGCTGCTTACGCTTTCAATAAATCCCACTCTACTTGCTACGCTTGGATTGCCTACCAAACTGCCTATCTAAAAGCACATTATCCGGCTGAGTATATGGCCGCTGTTCTTTCTAATAACATGAACGATATTAAGCAAGTTACTTTTTTCATGGAAGAATGTAAACGCATGAAATTAGATGTATTAGGACCAGATGTTAACGAATCTTACAGAAAGTTCTCCGTAAATAAAGACGGTGCTGTTCGATTTGGTATGGGAGCAATAAAAGGTGTAGGAACCGGAGCTGTAGCGACTATTGTAGAAAATAGAAAAGAGGATGGTCCGTACAGATCTATTTTTGACATGGCAAAGCGAATTGATTTACGTGCTGCCAATAAAAAAGCGTTTGAAAGTTTAGCGCTCGCAGGTGGTTTTGACTCATTTCTAGAAACACATAGAGGACAATATTTTCATCAAGATGGAGATGGAATTACATTTCTAGAAAAAGCTATGAAATATGGTTCTAAATATCAAGAAAATGAAAATTCTTCTCAAGTAAGTTTATTTGGAGAAGCTAGTGATGTACAGATACCTGAACCCGTAGTTCCTCCTTGCGAAGAATGGGGAACCATGGAAAAACTTGCCAGAGAAAAAGAAGTAGTTGGAATCTATTTATCTGGTCATCCATTAGATGATTTTAAATACGAAATGAAATATTTCTGCAATGGAAACCTTCTTAATTTTGCTGATTTAGAAAACAATCTAAATCGTGAAATCTCCTTTGGAGGTGTAATTACTGGTGTAGAACATCGAACTTCTAAAAACGGAAAGGGTTGGGCAACCTTTACTATAGAAGATTATAATACCGCCCATGAATTTAGAATTTTTGGTGAGGACTACCTGAAGCACAGACCATTTTTAGTACAAAGCACCTTTGTTTATGCAAAAGCTTTTATTAAAGAAGGATGGGTAAACAGGGATACTGGCAAAAAAGGAGATCCAAGAATACAATTTAATAGCTTTCAATTACTGCATGATGTAATGGAAACATATGCCCGAAAACTAACAATACAATTAGATATTAATGATCTATCTGATAAAAGAATTGATGGCTTAAAAGAATTATTAACTGAACATTCTGGAAATCATACATTGAATTTTGTAATCTTCGAAATGGCAGAAAAGCTAAAATTACATATGCCAAGCAGAAAACAAAAAGTTAATATTTCTCCAGAATTACTAACCGCTTTAGAAAACGATTCTGTATACTATAAATTGAATTAA
- a CDS encoding DUF6252 family protein gives MIKKITPILAIICLFLNSCTTDIEVNTPGLQATIDGKLFRPEIKKAIIHDDGTLVIVGNTGNESISFTTSSTDLGTYRLEQQAINTVSFEENDIKFISENGISNGQIVITEIYNNQVSGNFYFEDLKGTNGKSVSFRNGWFYRLPIENFVPEVEEEEEIIINVEEEEEEEDPEINPCLLNASLVAMINGNEMITDDHDAIPFGVNNPSILIKASNENEEITIVFPIDVTVGEHSLTGSGAYSATYSLYNDKASAVSGTLTITSHDTETKCISGSFEFTTTSGVVVTEGRFEYGY, from the coding sequence ATGATTAAAAAAATTACTCCAATACTGGCAATTATATGCCTTTTTCTTAATTCTTGTACCACTGACATCGAGGTTAACACACCCGGTTTACAAGCTACTATTGACGGAAAATTATTTAGACCAGAGATCAAAAAAGCTATAATCCATGATGATGGCACATTAGTGATTGTAGGAAATACAGGTAATGAATCGATAAGTTTTACTACTTCGTCAACGGATTTAGGAACTTATAGACTAGAACAACAAGCTATCAATACAGTAAGTTTTGAAGAAAATGATATAAAGTTTATTTCGGAGAATGGAATAAGCAACGGACAAATCGTAATTACAGAAATTTATAACAATCAAGTTTCTGGTAATTTCTATTTTGAAGACTTAAAGGGGACGAATGGTAAATCCGTAAGTTTTAGAAATGGGTGGTTTTATAGATTACCTATTGAAAATTTCGTTCCTGAAGTTGAAGAGGAGGAAGAGATCATTATTAATGTGGAAGAAGAGGAAGAGGAAGAAGACCCAGAAATAAACCCTTGTCTACTTAATGCATCTTTAGTAGCTATGATTAATGGTAATGAAATGATTACTGATGATCACGATGCTATACCATTTGGAGTAAACAATCCTTCTATCTTGATCAAAGCAAGTAATGAAAATGAAGAAATAACTATTGTTTTCCCTATTGACGTAACTGTTGGAGAGCATTCTTTAACTGGATCAGGCGCTTACAGTGCAACGTACAGTTTATACAACGATAAAGCATCAGCTGTCTCCGGAACATTGACAATAACTTCTCATGATACTGAAACAAAATGTATCAGCGGTAGTTTTGAATTCACCACTACAAGTGGAGTAGTTGTTACCGAGGGGCGTTTTGAGTACGGATATTAA
- a CDS encoding 30S ribosomal protein S16, which produces MSVKIRLQRHGKKGKPFYWIVAADARAKRDGRFLEKIGTYNPNTNPATIDLNVDGAVKWLQNGAQPTDTARAILSYKGAMLKNHLAGGVRKGALTEEQAEEKFNAWVQEKEGSVTAKKDSLAKAEADAKAKAIAAEKEVNAKREAEAAEAEAAAKAEEVAAQAAEEVTEEASNEEE; this is translated from the coding sequence ATGTCTGTTAAAATTAGATTACAGAGACACGGTAAAAAAGGAAAACCTTTTTACTGGATCGTAGCAGCTGATGCTAGAGCAAAAAGAGATGGTAGATTTTTAGAAAAAATCGGTACCTACAATCCAAACACTAACCCAGCAACAATTGACTTAAATGTAGATGGTGCTGTAAAATGGTTACAAAATGGAGCGCAACCTACTGATACGGCTAGAGCTATTCTATCTTATAAAGGAGCAATGCTAAAAAACCACCTTGCAGGAGGTGTTAGAAAAGGAGCTTTAACTGAGGAACAAGCTGAGGAAAAATTCAATGCTTGGGTTCAGGAAAAAGAAGGTTCTGTAACTGCTAAGAAAGATTCTTTGGCAAAAGCAGAAGCTGATGCAAAAGCAAAAGCTATTGCTGCAGAAAAAGAAGTAAACGCTAAGCGTGAAGCTGAAGCCGCTGAGGCTGAGGCTGCTGCAAAAGCGGAAGAAGTTGCTGCACAAGCAGCAGAAGAAGTAACTGAAGAAGCTAGCAACGAGGAAGAATAG
- the rimM gene encoding ribosome maturation factor RimM (Essential for efficient processing of 16S rRNA): MKKEDCFYLGKIVSKFSFKGEVLIKLDTDEPENYVKMESVFINYNKNLVPFFIEKSSLHKSDLLRVKFEDVDSEEDADDLMKAEIYLPLSLLPKLEGDKFYFHEVIGFKIVDAAFGEVGIIKHINDSTAQALFEIDRDGIEILIPMNDEFIDKVDRKTNTVFVSTPEGLIDLYL, from the coding sequence ATGAAGAAAGAAGATTGCTTCTATCTAGGCAAAATCGTAAGCAAATTTAGTTTTAAAGGTGAGGTATTGATAAAACTTGATACTGATGAACCTGAAAATTATGTAAAAATGGAATCAGTTTTTATTAATTATAATAAAAATTTGGTTCCATTTTTTATAGAAAAAAGTTCACTTCATAAAAGTGATTTGCTTCGAGTGAAATTTGAAGATGTAGACTCAGAAGAGGATGCAGATGATCTAATGAAAGCAGAAATATACCTGCCCTTAAGTCTTTTGCCAAAACTGGAAGGAGATAAATTTTATTTCCACGAAGTAATTGGTTTTAAGATTGTAGATGCTGCTTTTGGAGAGGTAGGTATTATTAAGCATATAAATGATAGTACTGCTCAAGCTCTTTTTGAGATTGATCGTGATGGTATTGAGATATTGATACCAATGAATGATGAATTTATAGATAAGGTAGATAGGAAAACAAATACGGTTTTTGTAAGTACTCCAGAGGGATTGATAGATCTATATCTGTAA
- a CDS encoding tRNA1(Val) (adenine(37)-N6)-methyltransferase, protein MSKPFRFKQFIVHQDRCAMKIGTDAVLLGSWVPVSDNVSSILDVGTGTGVIALIMAQRSYAEIIDAVEIDAAAYEQSVENFEASDWGDRLFCYHASFQEFFQEIDDKYDLLISNPPFYTDTYKTEDATRDVARFEDALPFEHLFIGASHLLSEKGKFAVVLPFKEENNAIKIAKSAGLFPEKITRVQGNPSSEIKRSLLLFGFDQVEIEKDELIIETGRHQYTPEYIELTKDFYLKM, encoded by the coding sequence ATGTCTAAGCCATTTCGTTTTAAACAGTTTATTGTGCATCAGGATAGGTGTGCTATGAAAATAGGAACTGATGCTGTTTTATTAGGATCTTGGGTTCCTGTATCGGATAATGTTTCTTCCATCCTTGATGTAGGAACAGGAACCGGTGTAATTGCCTTGATAATGGCTCAGCGTTCTTATGCGGAGATTATAGATGCAGTGGAGATTGATGCTGCTGCCTATGAGCAATCGGTGGAAAACTTCGAAGCTTCTGATTGGGGTGATCGTTTATTTTGCTATCACGCTTCTTTTCAGGAATTCTTTCAAGAGATTGATGATAAATATGATTTATTAATTAGTAACCCTCCATTTTATACTGATACGTATAAAACCGAAGATGCTACTCGTGATGTAGCTAGGTTTGAGGATGCGTTACCTTTTGAACATCTTTTTATAGGAGCTTCGCACTTACTTTCTGAAAAAGGTAAGTTTGCAGTTGTACTGCCTTTTAAAGAAGAAAATAACGCCATAAAGATCGCTAAAAGTGCAGGATTGTTTCCGGAAAAGATAACTAGGGTTCAGGGAAATCCTTCTTCTGAAATTAAGAGAAGTTTGTTGTTGTTTGGTTTTGATCAGGTTGAAATCGAAAAGGATGAGCTAATTATTGAAACTGGTAGGCATCAGTATACTCCTGAGTATATAGAGTTAACTAAAGATTTTTATTTAAAAATGTAA
- a CDS encoding acyl-CoA dehydrogenase family protein — protein sequence MKPDLFEAPDYYNLDELLTDEHKLVRDAARSWVKRDVSPIIEEYAQRAEFPNQIIKGLAEIGAFGPYIPEKYGGAGLDQISYGLIMQEIERGDSGVRSTASVQSSLVMYPIWKYGTEEQRNKYLPKLASGEFMGCFGLTEPDHGSNPGGMTTNFKDKGDHYLLNGAKLWISNAPFADIAVVWAKNEEGRVHGLVVERGMEGFSTPETHNKWSLRASATGELIFDNVKVPKENLLPGKSGLGAPLGCLDSARFGIAWGAIGAAMDCYDTALRYSKERIQFDKPIGGTQLQQKKLAEMITEITKAQLLAWRLGVLREEGKATSAQISMAKRNNVDMAIKIAREARQILGGMGITGEYSIMRHMMNLESVITYEGTHDIHLLITGMDITGIAAFK from the coding sequence ATGAAGCCCGATCTTTTTGAAGCACCAGACTATTATAATTTAGATGAACTTTTGACAGACGAACATAAATTGGTTCGTGATGCAGCTCGCAGTTGGGTAAAACGAGATGTGTCTCCGATTATAGAAGAATATGCGCAACGTGCAGAATTTCCTAATCAAATTATTAAGGGGTTAGCAGAAATAGGAGCTTTTGGGCCTTATATTCCAGAAAAATATGGTGGTGCAGGATTAGATCAGATTAGTTATGGCTTAATTATGCAGGAAATAGAGCGAGGAGATTCTGGAGTGCGTTCTACCGCATCAGTACAATCTTCATTAGTAATGTATCCAATTTGGAAATATGGAACTGAAGAACAACGAAATAAATACCTTCCTAAGTTAGCATCCGGAGAATTTATGGGATGCTTTGGTCTTACCGAACCTGATCATGGATCTAATCCAGGCGGGATGACGACTAATTTTAAAGATAAGGGAGATCATTATTTATTAAATGGAGCTAAGCTATGGATATCAAATGCTCCTTTTGCAGATATTGCTGTAGTTTGGGCAAAGAATGAAGAAGGAAGAGTTCATGGACTTGTTGTAGAAAGAGGTATGGAAGGCTTTTCTACACCAGAAACACATAATAAATGGTCATTACGTGCATCCGCAACCGGAGAGCTTATTTTTGATAATGTAAAAGTGCCTAAAGAGAACTTATTGCCAGGAAAAAGTGGATTAGGAGCTCCACTAGGTTGTTTAGATTCTGCGCGTTTTGGGATCGCTTGGGGTGCAATAGGAGCCGCTATGGATTGTTATGATACTGCATTACGTTATTCTAAAGAAAGAATTCAGTTTGATAAACCAATTGGAGGGACTCAGTTACAGCAAAAGAAATTGGCAGAAATGATTACTGAAATTACTAAAGCACAGTTACTAGCTTGGCGATTAGGGGTTTTAAGAGAAGAAGGAAAAGCCACCTCTGCACAAATCTCTATGGCAAAGAGAAATAATGTCGATATGGCGATAAAAATAGCACGTGAAGCTCGACAAATTCTTGGAGGAATGGGGATTACAGGAGAATATAGTATTATGAGACATATGATGAATCTAGAAAGTGT